In the genome of Taeniopygia guttata chromosome 26, bTaeGut7.mat, whole genome shotgun sequence, one region contains:
- the LOC115498585 gene encoding uncharacterized protein isoform X2, with protein sequence MGVARRKAHLLAWNFSFASLRARPNPADSSRIAAGLPTSFPPDASTLSRGAPSSCWVCCSWSLGTSQMKPLEGTSPGQGPEDAAQGPAQGRRRRQRQRMNCPASPSPRREQQAELSGLSTSPDEGRMSSPQGHPGGVLARSEQSVEQVSKEPGRAVQEQAVHPGDSDRTKQDAETLEEPLLNLPSELSVLDRLGLHRAALTEQDLEAAFAHLALAFRCDVFTLQQRVQVEKRARDAAEENIQEELGQCRAALERLGRSCTNAGCKETLQQLQHSLAVLSAGIERATSAAEKLGAVHQEARMSRAAEVMVQHVENLKRQQAREHAELEEMKRLIQQNSRNRQLAETQGVCPPQGQHRRHPQAALGASPESRAAPAGALEPEGAQHWPSSQRTELEPQGQDSAVTGKLVAEAEGRGSNTGNEEPEQLGLTSKGSAAELWRPWLFFPQHYWVFFWLLLLSITFLLLIRVLELQRLQSAASSKA encoded by the exons ATGGGGGTGGCAAGAAGGAAAGCCCACCTTCTTGCATGGAATTTCTCATTTGCCTCGCTCCGTGCCCGCCCAAATCCAGCAGATTCCTCCCGAATCGCAGCGGGGCTCCCCACCTCTTTTCCCCCAGATGCCTCCACGCTGAGCAGAGGAGCTCCAAGCTCCTGCTGG gtgtgctgctcctggagccTCGGCACTTCCCAAATGAAGCCGCTCGAGGGGACCTcgccgggacagggaccggagGATGCGGCACAGGGACCGGCCCAGGGGcgccggcggcggcagcggcagaGGATGAACTGCCCAGCCAGCCCCTCACCTCGGAG ggagcagcaggcagagctgtccGGGCTCAGCACGTCTCCGGATGAAG GCAGGATGAGCagtccccagggacacccaggtgGGGTTTTGGCCAGGAGTGAGCAGAGCGTGGAGCAAGTCAGCAAG gagccaggcagggccgtgcaggagcaggctgtgcaccctggggacagtgacaggactAAACAAG ATGCAGAAACCCTGGAGGAGCCGCTGCTGAATCTCCCCAGTGAGCTCTCAGTGCTGGACAGACTTGGTTTGCACAG GGCGGCTTTGACCGAGCAGGATCTGGAG gcagcctttgcccacctCGCCCTGGCTTTTCGCTGCGACGTGTTCACCCTGCAGCAACGGGTGCAGGTGGAGAAACGGGCACGGGatgcagcagaggaaaacatccaggaggagctggggcagtGCCGGGCTGCCCTGGAG AGGCTGGGCCGATCCTGCACCAATGCAGGCTGCAAGGAGacgctgcagcagctgcagcacagcctggccgTGCTGTCAGCGGGCATCGAGCGGGCAACCAGCGCTGCAGAGAAGCTGGGGGCTGTGCACCAG GAGGCACGGATGAGCCGGGCAGCAGAGGTGATGGTGCAGCACGTGGAGAACCTGAAGCGGCAGCAGGCGCGGGAGCACgcggagctggaggagatgaAGCGCCTGATCCAGCAGAACTCCCGCAACCGGCAGCTGGCAGAGACCCAGG GGGTCTGCCCGCCGCAGGGTCAGCATCGCCGTCATCCCCAGGCAGCTCTTG GTGCCAGCCCTGAGAGccgagcagccccagcaggtgcCCTGGAGCCAGAGGGGGCCCAGCACTGGCCCAGCAGCCAGAG gacTGAGCTGGAGCCACAGGGCCAGGACAGCGCCGTGACCGGGaagctggtggcagaggcagagggCAGAGGCTCAAACACAGGGAACGAGGAGCCAGAACAGCTTGGGCTGAC GTCCAAGGggtctgcagcagagctgtggcgTCCCTGGCTCTTCTTCCCACAGCACTACTGGGTTTTcttctggctgcttctcctgagcatcaccttcctcctcctcatccgtgtcctggagctgcagcgGCTGCAGTCTGCAGCATCATCCAAGGCCtag
- the FANCE gene encoding Fanconi anemia group E protein isoform X3, which produces MEPRCPPWLQLCPRPCRLLLHALALSGPGAALRVLQRGQPHQGPGQAFPWQALTAALCAEEPWLEGPKDTLAVKPRLLLLPVLCQRNLLSLLLVVQDAVPRDCLQQLLQALQQDSHVDPWVQTLGNLLQRGLKAEESSPCPPALSSACQQQLRGLCQKMAQKKPEGQRKWNWCFSKQPGAPDSVPQGGKCKEVPEENLELDNEREGKRLLLEEAAFEPLGPQECGDEAGVEEEVPEEPSGDASAQSTAKAAQDSSQQDAAGELRKISQTELAAEVQSFVQMHGQGLKKLLLQESSHSELRTPSKLSILNNCSPSQLEGLCSFLQLSTCPEPFLVRFCSWLLALSPDLSYTSAAILAEQLFLRRVLSLTQPPSRHLMAALTSFCSKYSHPFCRVLVAAVLQGPGEGAEQTKLLCELVEECLEPHSVQLVLSQVLEVPLSEKLLPVLQAVLGRQEVLPPELLDLLVLTLCQQAPAFATSLGFAKLVTAVLTACQSQVSPAQRSSLAAVLERSSAALKKSLQAVLEGAR; this is translated from the exons ATGGAGCCCCGGTGCCCgccctggctgcagctctgcccccgGCCCTGCCGCCTGCTGCTGCACGCTCTGGCTCTGTCCGGGCCGGGGGCTGCGCTGCGGGTGCTGCAGCGGGGCCAGCCCCACCAGGGCCCGGGCCAGGCGTTCCCCTGGCAGGCTCTCACCGCAGCCCTGTGTGCCGAGGAGCCCTGGCTGGAGGGGCCGAAGGACACCTTGGCTGT CAAGCcacggctgctgctgctgcccgttCTGTGCCAGAGAaacctcctctccctgctcctcgTGGTGCAGGATGCAGTGCCACGGGActgccttcagcagctgctccaggccctgcagcaggatTCCCATGTGGATCCCTGGGTGCAGACACTGGGGAATCTGCTCCAGCGGGGGCTGAAGGCAGAGGAGAGCTCCCCATGTCCTCCTGCCCTGTCTTCTGCATGCCAGCAGCAGCTTAGGGGCCTATGCCAAAAAATGGCCCAGAAGAAACCAGAGGGGCAAAGAAAATGGAACTGGTGCTTCAGCAAGCAGCCTGGTGCCCCTGACTCTGTGCCTCAAGGTGGGAAGTGCAAGGAAGTGCCAGAGGAGAACCTGGAGTTGGACAATgagagagaagggaagaggTTGTTGCTGGAGGAGGCGGCATTTGAGCCCCTTGGGCCCCAGGAATGTGGAGATGAGGCAGGGGTGGAAGAGGAGGTGCCTGAGGAGCCTTCAGGGGACGCCTCTGCTCAGAGCACAGCTAAAGCTGCTCAggacagctcccagcaggatgCAGCAGGGGAGCTCAGGAAGATTTCCCAGACAGAGCTGGCAGCCGAGGTCCAATCCTTTGTCCAG ATGCACGGACAGGGGCtgaaaaagctgctgctgcaggagtcCAGT CACTCTGAGCTGCGCACCCCCTCCAAGCTGAGCATCCTGAACAACTGCTCCCCCAGCCAG CTTGAGGGGCTgtgctccttcctgcagctctccacGTGCCCGGAGCCCTTCCTGGTGCGTTTCtgcagctggctgctggctctgAGCCCTGACCTCAGCTACACCAGCGCAGCcatcctggcagagcagctcttccTCAGGCGA GTCCTGTCCCTCACCCAGCCGCCTTCCCGACACCTCATGGCTGCCCTGACTTCGTTTTGCTCCAAGTATTCCCATCCCTTCTGCCGTGTGCTGGTGGCTGCGGTGCTGCAGGGGCCAGGGGAAG GTGCTGAGCAGACCAAGCTGCTGTGCGAGCTCGTGGAGGAGTGCCTGGAGCCACACTCGGTGCAGCTGGTGCTGAG CCAAGTCCTGGAGGTGCCTTTGTCAGAGAAActcctgccagtgctgcaggctgtgctggggcgGCAG GAGGTTCTGCCCCCGGAGCTCTTGGATCTCCTGGTCCTGACCCTGTGCCAGCAGGCCCCGGCCTTCGCCACGTCGCTGGGCTTCGCCAAGCTGGTGACAGCCGTGCTCACGGCGTGCCAGAGCCAG GTCAGCCCAGCTCAGCGGAGCAGCCTGGCCGCTGTCCTGGAGCGCAGCAGTGCAGCTCTGAAGAAATcgctgcaggctgtgctggaaggggccag GTGA
- the LOC115498566 gene encoding uncharacterized protein: protein MEVRSMMASGPLRAEANSLRPPCRNFARGFCRWGQSCRFSHDRESARVCRYFQRGFCRYGEQCSYQHIQEEPAPVGIQYGLMPHCHCGQEPGTEPTAMERDQGGAQCTMAHSKTCVAFKFPKVEAEVEEKDKKNIPSLGNIPHGDISGEFVPTKAQSASGFQPQGPALDPDSSNPKEAILEMATWTGDPAKVPAEPGAVAALGSTAALRARSEAVVCGICMDRVYEKPLPEERLFGILPNCSHAYCVGCIRKWRRSRSFQSTVIKACPECRITSNYYIPHKYWISDVGEKEKLIRAFKARTGKIRCKFFLRGHCPFRSECIYLHELPAKCLRRHRQRQLRMPAVFIPSSSESSDEEDEELCTLEWALTLAMLETEFPHSSYGHEMLLIDFIDSD, encoded by the exons ATGGAGGTGCGCTCGATGATGGCATCTGGGCCGCTAAGGGCCGAGGCAAACTCTCTGAGACCCCCGTGCAG GAATTTTGCCCGTGGATTCTGTCGGTGGGGCCAGAGCTGCCGCTTCTCCCATGACAGAGAATCAGCCCGGGTCTGCAGGTACTTCCAGCGTGGGTTTTGCCGTTATGGAGAGCAGTGCAG CTACCAGCACATCCAGGAGGAGCCAGCGCCAGTAGGGATCCAGTATGGTCTGATGCCTCACTGCCACTGTGGCCAGGAGCCTGGCACTGAGCCCACAGCCATGGAGCGGGACCAGGGGGGAGCCCAGTGCACCATGGCCCACAGCAAGACGTGTGTGGCCTTCAAGTTCCCCAAAGTGGAGGCAGAAGTGGAAGAGAAAGACAAGAAGAACATCCCATCTCTTGGTAATATCCCCCATGGGGACATCAGTGGAGAGTTTGTCCCCACAAAAGCTCAGAGTGCCTCAG GCTTCCAGCCACAAGGACCAGCACTGGATCCAGACTCCTCTAACCCCAAAGAGGCAATTCTGGAGATGGCAACATGGACTGGTGACCCTGCaaag gtcCCTGCAGAGCCGGGTGCtgtggcagccctgggcagcaccGCAGCGCTGAGGGCCCGGAGTGAGGCTGTAGTGTGTGGCATCTGCATGGACAGGGTGTATGAGAAGCCACTGCCAGAGGAGCGGCTCTTTGGGATCCTCCCGAACTGCAGCCACGCGTACTGCGTGGGCTGCATCCGCAAGTGGCGGCGCAGCCGGAGCTTCCAGAGCACCGTCATAAA GGCCTGCCCAGAGTGCCGGATCACCTCCAATTACTACATCCCCCACAAATACTGGATCTCAGATGTGGGTGAGAAGGAGAAGCTCATCAGAGCCTTCAAGGCACGCACAGG GAAAATCAGGTGCAAATTCTTCCTCCGGGGCCACTGCCCTTTCAGATCAGAGTGCATCTACCTGCATGAGCTGCCTGCCAAGTGCCTGCGGCGGCACAGACAGCGGCAGCTGAGGATGCCCGCT gtGTTCATCCCTTCTTCCTCGGAGAGCTCTGAcgaggaggatgaggagctcTGCACGCTCGAGTGGGCTCTTACCCTGGCCATGCTGGAGACAGAATTTCCCCACTCAAGTTACGGCCACGAGATGCTTCTCATCGACTTCATCGATTCCGACTGA
- the FANCE gene encoding Fanconi anemia group E protein isoform X4 — protein sequence MQLCSPTAAMEPRCPPWLQLCPRPCRLLLHALALSGPGAALRVLQRGQPHQGPGQAFPWQALTAALCAEEPWLEGPKDTLAVKPRLLLLPVLCQRNLLSLLLVVQDAVPRDCLQQLLQALQQDSHVDPWVQTLGNLLQRGLKAEESSPCPPALSSACQQQLRGLCQKMAQKKPEGQRKWNWCFSKQPGAPDSVPQGGKCKEVPEENLELDNEREGKRLLLEEAAFEPLGPQECGDEAGVEEEVPEEPSGDASAQSTAKAAQDSSQQDAAGELRKISQTELAAEVQSFVQMHGQGLKKLLLQESSHSELRTPSKLSILNNCSPSQLSTCPEPFLVRFCSWLLALSPDLSYTSAAILAEQLFLRRVLSLTQPPSRHLMAALTSFCSKYSHPFCRVLVAAVLQGPGEGAEQTKLLCELVEECLEPHSVQLVLSQVLEVPLSEKLLPVLQAVLGRQEVLPPELLDLLVLTLCQQAPAFATSLGFAKLVTAVLTACQSQVSPAQRSSLAAVLERSSAALKKSLQAVLEGAR from the exons AT GCAGCTGTGCAGCCCCACCGCAGCGATGGAGCCCCGGTGCCCgccctggctgcagctctgcccccgGCCCTGCCGCCTGCTGCTGCACGCTCTGGCTCTGTCCGGGCCGGGGGCTGCGCTGCGGGTGCTGCAGCGGGGCCAGCCCCACCAGGGCCCGGGCCAGGCGTTCCCCTGGCAGGCTCTCACCGCAGCCCTGTGTGCCGAGGAGCCCTGGCTGGAGGGGCCGAAGGACACCTTGGCTGT CAAGCcacggctgctgctgctgcccgttCTGTGCCAGAGAaacctcctctccctgctcctcgTGGTGCAGGATGCAGTGCCACGGGActgccttcagcagctgctccaggccctgcagcaggatTCCCATGTGGATCCCTGGGTGCAGACACTGGGGAATCTGCTCCAGCGGGGGCTGAAGGCAGAGGAGAGCTCCCCATGTCCTCCTGCCCTGTCTTCTGCATGCCAGCAGCAGCTTAGGGGCCTATGCCAAAAAATGGCCCAGAAGAAACCAGAGGGGCAAAGAAAATGGAACTGGTGCTTCAGCAAGCAGCCTGGTGCCCCTGACTCTGTGCCTCAAGGTGGGAAGTGCAAGGAAGTGCCAGAGGAGAACCTGGAGTTGGACAATgagagagaagggaagaggTTGTTGCTGGAGGAGGCGGCATTTGAGCCCCTTGGGCCCCAGGAATGTGGAGATGAGGCAGGGGTGGAAGAGGAGGTGCCTGAGGAGCCTTCAGGGGACGCCTCTGCTCAGAGCACAGCTAAAGCTGCTCAggacagctcccagcaggatgCAGCAGGGGAGCTCAGGAAGATTTCCCAGACAGAGCTGGCAGCCGAGGTCCAATCCTTTGTCCAG ATGCACGGACAGGGGCtgaaaaagctgctgctgcaggagtcCAGT CACTCTGAGCTGCGCACCCCCTCCAAGCTGAGCATCCTGAACAACTGCTCCCCCAGCCAG ctctccacGTGCCCGGAGCCCTTCCTGGTGCGTTTCtgcagctggctgctggctctgAGCCCTGACCTCAGCTACACCAGCGCAGCcatcctggcagagcagctcttccTCAGGCGA GTCCTGTCCCTCACCCAGCCGCCTTCCCGACACCTCATGGCTGCCCTGACTTCGTTTTGCTCCAAGTATTCCCATCCCTTCTGCCGTGTGCTGGTGGCTGCGGTGCTGCAGGGGCCAGGGGAAG GTGCTGAGCAGACCAAGCTGCTGTGCGAGCTCGTGGAGGAGTGCCTGGAGCCACACTCGGTGCAGCTGGTGCTGAG CCAAGTCCTGGAGGTGCCTTTGTCAGAGAAActcctgccagtgctgcaggctgtgctggggcgGCAG GAGGTTCTGCCCCCGGAGCTCTTGGATCTCCTGGTCCTGACCCTGTGCCAGCAGGCCCCGGCCTTCGCCACGTCGCTGGGCTTCGCCAAGCTGGTGACAGCCGTGCTCACGGCGTGCCAGAGCCAG GTCAGCCCAGCTCAGCGGAGCAGCCTGGCCGCTGTCCTGGAGCGCAGCAGTGCAGCTCTGAAGAAATcgctgcaggctgtgctggaaggggccag GTGA
- the LOC115498585 gene encoding inositol 1,4,5-triphosphate receptor associated 1 isoform X1, whose protein sequence is MGVARRKAHLLAWNFSFASLRARPNPADSSRIAAGLPTSFPPDASTLSRGAPSSCWVCCSWSLGTSQMKPLEGTSPGQGPEDAAQGPAQGRRRRQRQRMNCPASPSPRREQQAELSGLSTSPDEGRMSSPQGHPGGVLARSEQSVEQVSKEPGRAVQEQAVHPGDSDRTKQDAETLEEPLLNLPSELSVLDRLGLHRAALTEQDLEAAFAHLALAFRCDVFTLQQRVQVEKRARDAAEENIQEELGQCRAALERLGRSCTNAGCKETLQQLQHSLAVLSAGIERATSAAEKLGAVHQEARMSRAAEVMVQHVENLKRQQAREHAELEEMKRLIQQNSRNRQLAETQDDVEPRLRPHPLKRTFQQGSARRRVSIAVIPRQLLPGASPESRAAPAGALEPEGAQHWPSSQRTELEPQGQDSAVTGKLVAEAEGRGSNTGNEEPEQLGLTSKGSAAELWRPWLFFPQHYWVFFWLLLLSITFLLLIRVLELQRLQSAASSKA, encoded by the exons ATGGGGGTGGCAAGAAGGAAAGCCCACCTTCTTGCATGGAATTTCTCATTTGCCTCGCTCCGTGCCCGCCCAAATCCAGCAGATTCCTCCCGAATCGCAGCGGGGCTCCCCACCTCTTTTCCCCCAGATGCCTCCACGCTGAGCAGAGGAGCTCCAAGCTCCTGCTGG gtgtgctgctcctggagccTCGGCACTTCCCAAATGAAGCCGCTCGAGGGGACCTcgccgggacagggaccggagGATGCGGCACAGGGACCGGCCCAGGGGcgccggcggcggcagcggcagaGGATGAACTGCCCAGCCAGCCCCTCACCTCGGAG ggagcagcaggcagagctgtccGGGCTCAGCACGTCTCCGGATGAAG GCAGGATGAGCagtccccagggacacccaggtgGGGTTTTGGCCAGGAGTGAGCAGAGCGTGGAGCAAGTCAGCAAG gagccaggcagggccgtgcaggagcaggctgtgcaccctggggacagtgacaggactAAACAAG ATGCAGAAACCCTGGAGGAGCCGCTGCTGAATCTCCCCAGTGAGCTCTCAGTGCTGGACAGACTTGGTTTGCACAG GGCGGCTTTGACCGAGCAGGATCTGGAG gcagcctttgcccacctCGCCCTGGCTTTTCGCTGCGACGTGTTCACCCTGCAGCAACGGGTGCAGGTGGAGAAACGGGCACGGGatgcagcagaggaaaacatccaggaggagctggggcagtGCCGGGCTGCCCTGGAG AGGCTGGGCCGATCCTGCACCAATGCAGGCTGCAAGGAGacgctgcagcagctgcagcacagcctggccgTGCTGTCAGCGGGCATCGAGCGGGCAACCAGCGCTGCAGAGAAGCTGGGGGCTGTGCACCAG GAGGCACGGATGAGCCGGGCAGCAGAGGTGATGGTGCAGCACGTGGAGAACCTGAAGCGGCAGCAGGCGCGGGAGCACgcggagctggaggagatgaAGCGCCTGATCCAGCAGAACTCCCGCAACCGGCAGCTGGCAGAGACCCAGG ATGATGTGGAGCCACGGCTGAGACCTCACCCCCTGAAGAGAACTTTCCAGCAG GGGTCTGCCCGCCGCAGGGTCAGCATCGCCGTCATCCCCAGGCAGCTCTTG CCAGGTGCCAGCCCTGAGAGccgagcagccccagcaggtgcCCTGGAGCCAGAGGGGGCCCAGCACTGGCCCAGCAGCCAGAG gacTGAGCTGGAGCCACAGGGCCAGGACAGCGCCGTGACCGGGaagctggtggcagaggcagagggCAGAGGCTCAAACACAGGGAACGAGGAGCCAGAACAGCTTGGGCTGAC GTCCAAGGggtctgcagcagagctgtggcgTCCCTGGCTCTTCTTCCCACAGCACTACTGGGTTTTcttctggctgcttctcctgagcatcaccttcctcctcctcatccgtgtcctggagctgcagcgGCTGCAGTCTGCAGCATCATCCAAGGCCtag
- the FANCE gene encoding Fanconi anemia group E protein isoform X1 — MQLCSPTAAMEPRCPPWLQLCPRPCRLLLHALALSGPGAALRVLQRGQPHQGPGQAFPWQALTAALCAEEPWLEGPKDTLAVKPRLLLLPVLCQRNLLSLLLVVQDAVPRDCLQQLLQALQQDSHVDPWVQTLGNLLQRGLKAEESSPCPPALSSACQQQLRGLCQKMAQKKPEGQRKWNWCFSKQPGAPDSVPQGGKCKEVPEENLELDNEREGKRLLLEEAAFEPLGPQECGDEAGVEEEVPEEPSGDASAQSTAKAAQDSSQQDAAGELRKISQTELAAEVQSFVQMHGQGLKKLLLQESSHSELRTPSKLSILNNCSPSQLEGLCSFLQLSTCPEPFLVRFCSWLLALSPDLSYTSAAILAEQLFLRRVLSLTQPPSRHLMAALTSFCSKYSHPFCRVLVAAVLQGPGEGAEQTKLLCELVEECLEPHSVQLVLSQVLEVPLSEKLLPVLQAVLGRQEVLPPELLDLLVLTLCQQAPAFATSLGFAKLVTAVLTACQSQVSPAQRSSLAAVLERSSAALKKSLQAVLEGAR, encoded by the exons AT GCAGCTGTGCAGCCCCACCGCAGCGATGGAGCCCCGGTGCCCgccctggctgcagctctgcccccgGCCCTGCCGCCTGCTGCTGCACGCTCTGGCTCTGTCCGGGCCGGGGGCTGCGCTGCGGGTGCTGCAGCGGGGCCAGCCCCACCAGGGCCCGGGCCAGGCGTTCCCCTGGCAGGCTCTCACCGCAGCCCTGTGTGCCGAGGAGCCCTGGCTGGAGGGGCCGAAGGACACCTTGGCTGT CAAGCcacggctgctgctgctgcccgttCTGTGCCAGAGAaacctcctctccctgctcctcgTGGTGCAGGATGCAGTGCCACGGGActgccttcagcagctgctccaggccctgcagcaggatTCCCATGTGGATCCCTGGGTGCAGACACTGGGGAATCTGCTCCAGCGGGGGCTGAAGGCAGAGGAGAGCTCCCCATGTCCTCCTGCCCTGTCTTCTGCATGCCAGCAGCAGCTTAGGGGCCTATGCCAAAAAATGGCCCAGAAGAAACCAGAGGGGCAAAGAAAATGGAACTGGTGCTTCAGCAAGCAGCCTGGTGCCCCTGACTCTGTGCCTCAAGGTGGGAAGTGCAAGGAAGTGCCAGAGGAGAACCTGGAGTTGGACAATgagagagaagggaagaggTTGTTGCTGGAGGAGGCGGCATTTGAGCCCCTTGGGCCCCAGGAATGTGGAGATGAGGCAGGGGTGGAAGAGGAGGTGCCTGAGGAGCCTTCAGGGGACGCCTCTGCTCAGAGCACAGCTAAAGCTGCTCAggacagctcccagcaggatgCAGCAGGGGAGCTCAGGAAGATTTCCCAGACAGAGCTGGCAGCCGAGGTCCAATCCTTTGTCCAG ATGCACGGACAGGGGCtgaaaaagctgctgctgcaggagtcCAGT CACTCTGAGCTGCGCACCCCCTCCAAGCTGAGCATCCTGAACAACTGCTCCCCCAGCCAG CTTGAGGGGCTgtgctccttcctgcagctctccacGTGCCCGGAGCCCTTCCTGGTGCGTTTCtgcagctggctgctggctctgAGCCCTGACCTCAGCTACACCAGCGCAGCcatcctggcagagcagctcttccTCAGGCGA GTCCTGTCCCTCACCCAGCCGCCTTCCCGACACCTCATGGCTGCCCTGACTTCGTTTTGCTCCAAGTATTCCCATCCCTTCTGCCGTGTGCTGGTGGCTGCGGTGCTGCAGGGGCCAGGGGAAG GTGCTGAGCAGACCAAGCTGCTGTGCGAGCTCGTGGAGGAGTGCCTGGAGCCACACTCGGTGCAGCTGGTGCTGAG CCAAGTCCTGGAGGTGCCTTTGTCAGAGAAActcctgccagtgctgcaggctgtgctggggcgGCAG GAGGTTCTGCCCCCGGAGCTCTTGGATCTCCTGGTCCTGACCCTGTGCCAGCAGGCCCCGGCCTTCGCCACGTCGCTGGGCTTCGCCAAGCTGGTGACAGCCGTGCTCACGGCGTGCCAGAGCCAG GTCAGCCCAGCTCAGCGGAGCAGCCTGGCCGCTGTCCTGGAGCGCAGCAGTGCAGCTCTGAAGAAATcgctgcaggctgtgctggaaggggccag GTGA
- the LOC115498585 gene encoding inositol 1,4,5-triphosphate receptor associated 1 isoform X3, producing MKPLEGTSPGQGPEDAAQGPAQGRRRRQRQRMNCPASPSPRREQQAELSGLSTSPDEGRMSSPQGHPGGVLARSEQSVEQVSKEPGRAVQEQAVHPGDSDRTKQDAETLEEPLLNLPSELSVLDRLGLHRAALTEQDLEAAFAHLALAFRCDVFTLQQRVQVEKRARDAAEENIQEELGQCRAALERLGRSCTNAGCKETLQQLQHSLAVLSAGIERATSAAEKLGAVHQEARMSRAAEVMVQHVENLKRQQAREHAELEEMKRLIQQNSRNRQLAETQDDVEPRLRPHPLKRTFQQGSARRRVSIAVIPRQLLPGASPESRAAPAGALEPEGAQHWPSSQRTELEPQGQDSAVTGKLVAEAEGRGSNTGNEEPEQLGLTSKGSAAELWRPWLFFPQHYWVFFWLLLLSITFLLLIRVLELQRLQSAASSKA from the exons ATGAAGCCGCTCGAGGGGACCTcgccgggacagggaccggagGATGCGGCACAGGGACCGGCCCAGGGGcgccggcggcggcagcggcagaGGATGAACTGCCCAGCCAGCCCCTCACCTCGGAG ggagcagcaggcagagctgtccGGGCTCAGCACGTCTCCGGATGAAG GCAGGATGAGCagtccccagggacacccaggtgGGGTTTTGGCCAGGAGTGAGCAGAGCGTGGAGCAAGTCAGCAAG gagccaggcagggccgtgcaggagcaggctgtgcaccctggggacagtgacaggactAAACAAG ATGCAGAAACCCTGGAGGAGCCGCTGCTGAATCTCCCCAGTGAGCTCTCAGTGCTGGACAGACTTGGTTTGCACAG GGCGGCTTTGACCGAGCAGGATCTGGAG gcagcctttgcccacctCGCCCTGGCTTTTCGCTGCGACGTGTTCACCCTGCAGCAACGGGTGCAGGTGGAGAAACGGGCACGGGatgcagcagaggaaaacatccaggaggagctggggcagtGCCGGGCTGCCCTGGAG AGGCTGGGCCGATCCTGCACCAATGCAGGCTGCAAGGAGacgctgcagcagctgcagcacagcctggccgTGCTGTCAGCGGGCATCGAGCGGGCAACCAGCGCTGCAGAGAAGCTGGGGGCTGTGCACCAG GAGGCACGGATGAGCCGGGCAGCAGAGGTGATGGTGCAGCACGTGGAGAACCTGAAGCGGCAGCAGGCGCGGGAGCACgcggagctggaggagatgaAGCGCCTGATCCAGCAGAACTCCCGCAACCGGCAGCTGGCAGAGACCCAGG ATGATGTGGAGCCACGGCTGAGACCTCACCCCCTGAAGAGAACTTTCCAGCAG GGGTCTGCCCGCCGCAGGGTCAGCATCGCCGTCATCCCCAGGCAGCTCTTG CCAGGTGCCAGCCCTGAGAGccgagcagccccagcaggtgcCCTGGAGCCAGAGGGGGCCCAGCACTGGCCCAGCAGCCAGAG gacTGAGCTGGAGCCACAGGGCCAGGACAGCGCCGTGACCGGGaagctggtggcagaggcagagggCAGAGGCTCAAACACAGGGAACGAGGAGCCAGAACAGCTTGGGCTGAC GTCCAAGGggtctgcagcagagctgtggcgTCCCTGGCTCTTCTTCCCACAGCACTACTGGGTTTTcttctggctgcttctcctgagcatcaccttcctcctcctcatccgtgtcctggagctgcagcgGCTGCAGTCTGCAGCATCATCCAAGGCCtag